The genomic stretch CTTGTGCTGGGCTCACCTGCTCTGGTAGGCCTGCTGATGTCTGCCAGTGTGGGCCAAAATTCATTAAAATTGGGTCAAAAATTGTAGATCTTATGTAATGAAGGCTGACTTGAAGTGACTATACTGTGCATTTATGCTAATTACTATATAATAAAGTACAACATAAAAAAAATAGAATGGTGTTTTACTTAAGCATTTGGCAAATGCAAAATACAGCGCAGCCAAGCACTATGCTCAGTTATGAGAAGTCAGATCATGTGTTTAGTGCACAGAGCTTGGTATGTGCCAAAACTGTGCCACTCCTTGTAAAAGAGAAATTGATGAAACAGTTAAATAAAATACTGAGAGAGATACTGTATGCGGAAGTAGCTTGGTTATTAAACCAGGGAGAAGTCTCCTCCTACCTCTTAGTGGGGTTATTCTGTGTCAGCCTCTTGTGCAAActcagtttgcaaactgcagcaagAGCAAAGAGCATTGTCAAGGCCACTCTGTGAGAAGCTAAAATACTGCTTTGGAAACCACactgatttttcctccttttctatCTTCCTAAGTGCAGAAAAACCAGCCTTTCCAACCCTGAGAGGGAAAGAAAACTAAATCCTTAAGACTCTTCTTTCCAGGTATGTAGGGATACAGCATGATTGCAGAACGGTTCTCTTTAGGAAAGTGCTTGGGAAACACAAAGGCCAAATGAGTTTGTGTGGTGAAAATTCCtgattttctcttctttttggcccattttttttttttggcctttctgGTAGCTTGGAGATATCTATGAAGCCTCAGTATCTGGAAGGGGCTGCAGTCATTTGAAAATAATAGCTACATTTACCCTGTTGTGCTATTTATTGTTTGGGCATCTTCTTCTTCCCCAACAACCTATAAACAAACCTGGCTTTGAGACAGCTTGTTGTACTATGAAACACACCTGATTTCCAGGAGCAGGACAGTCAGGAACTCGGGTGACACACCCAATCTTCCAGGTAAAGCTGGGTTAATACCCACAGGCTATTGAAAAAGTGGGGTCACACACATCCTTTTTGCATTTGCCAATGTCTGATGTTAAAAGCATTCACCTGGCTGCAGGTGGGGATGCCAGGACCAGAACCTTGGAACAGTGTAAGTAAGTAGGTTAGGAATCATATCCAGTTCATTCCTTCAGAATTTGTTAATTTTCCACTTGCTTCAGCATCCTTGCCAACTTTTGCAACCTCCCCCCATTTTCTCCTTTTATTTAACTGTCTTTTTTATCTTTGCAATTTCTTTCAATTATTTTGATATCTTTTCCAGCCTTTAATACACTTCTTATATTTGTGCAGTTATTTTATATTTGTCATTTATGTATGTACAGTTATGTATACTGTGTTTGTACATCCTGGTCTCAGTTTACTCATGAGGGAGTGGGTTGCCCTGTCTTCCAGACTGCCCATGTTCCACTACTTTTGATTTTTAGGGGACTCTCCAGACCTTGGGGCTCCCTGATAACCAAGGAGGGAGATTTCCTCAATGTGATCTCCTTTCTCAAGGCTTTCTAGCTGTGGGAGGCAGTAGTGAAAACTAATAATGGTTGGTtagcgaccttcagtctcgaaagactatggtataagcctatagcacccggtattctcaggtggtctcccatccaagtaataaccaggcctgatgctgcttagcttctaagatcagacatgATGATGAAGATCTATCCAAGTACCAGAaaccctttgacatctgaagcagagtgaagcagggctgtgttcttgcgccaaccttgtttgggattttcttagctgtcctgctgaagcatgcctttggaactgcaacagaaggcatccatctccagaccagatcagacggaaagctcttcaacctctccagactgagagcaaagtccaaagtccagctgaaatgtctgcgtgactttgcCGACGATGTAGCTggcactacccactctgccaaagatctccagcagctcatggataattttagcaaggcctgccaagattttggactgacgatcagataagaaaacacaggtcatggttcaggatgtggactcacctccctgcattacagtctctgcgcatgaactggaggttgtccatgactttgtgtgccttggctcaactatctctgacactctttctctcgatatcgagctaagcaaacacatcggtaaagcagctaccacgttttccaggctcacaaagagagtctggtccaacaagaagctgacagaacataccaagatccaggtctacagagcttgcgtcctgagtacacttctgtaccacagcgagtcatggactctttgctcacaacaggagagaaaactgaacgctttccacatgcgctgccttcgacacatcctcggcatcacctggcaggacaaagttccatacaacacagtcctggaacaagctggaatccctagcatgtatgcactgctgaaacagacgcctgtgttggctcggtcatgtcgtgagaatgggtgatggccagatcccaaaggatctcctctatggagaactcgtgcaaggaaagtgccctacaggtagaccacagctgcgatacaagaacatctgcaagagggatctgaaggccttaggaatggatctcaacaggtgggaaacctgttGGTGggaaacaggtgggaaacctcaacaggtgggcaacaggtgggaaaccctggcctctgagcggcccgattggaggcaggctgtgcagcatggcctctcccagtttgaagagacacttggccaacagactgaggcaaagaggcaaagaaggaaggcccatagccagggagacagaccagggacagactgcacttgctcccagtgtggaagggattgtcactcctgaatcagccttttcagccacactagacgctgttccagaaccaccattcagagcacgataccatagtctttcgagactgaaggttgccaacaataataagtGAAAACTACCTTTCCCCATTGCATTCCCAGGCTTTCCAGTAAAAATGGTGAAGCAGAGAGCTTGGACGTGAGTACAAGTCACTAACCAGTAGGCTCTATGCCCATCTTGCCCTCTGTGCCTTGATAAATAATTGGCCTTATAtctgaccctctcccaaactgcaGCCAAAGCTGTTTTGCAAAGGGAAGAACCAAAGTCTTGTTACTGTGAGCTGTTTCTAAGATATGATACTTGAAGGAATGTAGAACGCAGGTGTCTGAGTAGGCATATGCGAAACACTGCAGGACAAACAATTGATATGGTTATCAGCTAAATCAGGCAAACACAGCAATCACAGGCCTGCTACTGGAATTCCAGAGCAGTTGACAGTCACATCTCATTAGCTATTGTGGAGTGCTGGATGCCACATAAACCCAATCCAATAGTCAAGTGAGCTGCATGGCACATAGTGAGTGCATTTCACTGTGTATCCCAATGGAATTGAATTGATCGCTGCTGTTGGGGGAATCCCTAGacgagtggttctcaaacttttagcacagggacccactttttagaatgagaatctgtcaggacccaccggaagtgatgtcatgaccagaagtgatatcatcaagcaggaaaatttttaacaatcccaggctgaatcctacccacacttacccaggagtaagttccattgattataactgttaaaagcatatactgtacatagcagcctgttaaaagtgcagatctgtaacatttcctcaaatgctgtcacataccagggtagcatcaagtctaatatattaaaaataaaatatgtattgaaatgaatggggacccacctgaaattagcatgcgacccacctagtgggacccaacccacagtttgagaaacactagacaAAGGGAAAATGATAAGTATCTAGCACCTCACTCATGTGGGTCAGTGCCAATAAGATACCTGAGCCGGGCTCAGGATATTTTTAACCCAGCAGCTGTGAACTAGCagcgcctcctgggaagatcgtttgtgtagctgcaatttaggcgaaatAGAATCAACCACACAcgttatgttgcactgtcccagatatcaagcgctaagacagcaatttctctctcccttgctccatgctaaaacagggcattctgagaaagctataattcaattccttctagcaggtgatgtagagcatacaaccctctcagtcgcacagttcctaaatttgagtaatctgaatcaagccaagctttctgtaccaagtaatcactgagtagattacatcttggcaatatctgcaaactgattgttttctgtcttttaaataattcatgtttgtatgtaaaatgtaatgtacattcgtatctgtgtgtacacgtaggtgcgcacatatacatatatttgtgtactgcttaggtttatattctctctatggtctctgtacagagtcttcacctatcaaatgtttatgcctaataaaggttttgtcgACTGTTGACTGAACTAGCAATGTGAGAATATATTTCTCTTCAGTTAACAATAAGAGTTTTTTCATAGGTTCATTGTATCTCAAAGTGTGTGGTAGAGTGGCAGTGCCAGCTCCAGGATTGATTAACACTACAGAGAATCTCTGAAACCTATCGCTGCTTCTGTTGTTGTATTGTTTGTAAATGTAAAGTGTATGAGAGGTCCATAGCTGCTATTGGATGAAAAATGATATTGCTTTGTTATTAGCTCAAGATTAAACATGTAGTTTGAGACTTtggtgcttgttttttttttttttgttataaaaATTGGTACTCTCAGCCTGGATCAAGACTGCAGCGCGGGGAAAAGGGTTACAAGTTTTTCCTTCTGCCATGTTcttgggctggattgggaattCCCACACATGCTAtgagggtcagcccatccatgagactgattgtggTGATTGTCTCAGGCAGCTGATTAGCAGGGAGTGCCGACCTTCATCTGTCCACTCACCTCAGCTTCTCCTGCTCCTCCCAGTTGCTGGATTGCAaaaggaatggaacagaagaggcaaTGTGGAGAAGAGAAGCTTGGGAGGAGTAGAGACGGGCATGGCATCATGTAAGGGAGGAGCAGCATTTGAGACACTGCCTCACAGTAGAAGCTTCTTCCTGGGGTCAATAGCACCTGTATGGGaacctacataagaagagccctgctagatcaggccaaaggcccttcaagtccaacttcctgtatctcacaatggccttgATCTTGTCTGACAATATTTGAGGCCTATGTTACTGATTGAGGTGCGATTAAAGACACCAGACGGTTGGCAGCCTAGGAAGTTCGAGACCCCAGTGTTtcggaacagggtgagctcctgctatttgcctcagctcctgccaacctagcagtttgaaagcatgtaaatgcaagtaggtAAATGGGTACCACTTTGGTAGGACGGTAATGGCATTCTGTGCACTTcggcatttagtcatgctggccacatggcCACGGATGATGCCTTTGGACAACACTGGCTCTCTCGACttggaaacagagatgagcaccgcTCCCTAGAGTCAGACACAACTGTGCAGGAGAAACGTTTACCTTTTATGTTACTGATTAACTAAAGCTTCCCTGAGTTGTGCTAACAGATTGCAAAGATAAGATTCTGCACATTTTATGCAAGGCCTGCTGAGTTAAAACTTTCTTTTATTGATATTCTTCATTTTGTCAAAGTACTGtggtaaaattttaaaaattgctagGGTCTCAAAATAACAAATCATGTGCCACTGCTGTTGTTTCTTCAGACCAATTAATGCCATCAGTGCCCACTGACATGGTTCACCTTATCATGTGAACAATTAGGGGATTGGGCCTTGTACTCTCCCCTCATGTGTTCATCCAGGCCCCTGTTCCATTCTGTTCCTTTGCCATTCCCTCCAACCTGGGCATGCTTTCTCCCTCTCCCGACTCTGTCCTTTAGTGCTCTCCCTCTGGAAACAGAATATACCAGTGCTGctcaaaccatgggttgggagccactaggtgggttgcgagctgatttcaggtgggtccccatcatttcaatattttatttttaatatattagacttgatgctaccatggcatgtgactgcattggggaaatgttacagatctgtgctgtTAATAGGCTactcagtatatgcttttaacaatgacagtcaatggttcttactcctgggtaagtgtgggtaggattgcagcctgagattgttaaaaattttcctgcttgatgatgtcacttccagtcatcacatcacttccggtgagtcctgacattctaaaaagtgggtcctggtgctaaaagtgtgagaactgctgGACTATACAGtactgcctccctctcccttcagGCTGGCTTCTTTATGGAGTGAAAAAGCTTCCTTAGGCAGTGTGGCCAGCAGACTGGTGAAGGTGACTCCTCTGCTCCACCCTACCCCTCCAGTTGACCACTTCCACCCAGCTGCTTGCTGGGCCTTTTGGCCAACCATGGCAAGTCATGGAGTGAGATAGAGGCTTTgcactcaatcctatccaactttcaagtgctgatgcagctgcaatgctgtcccaaggtaaaggaacaaacatttctcttaccttgaggacgcctctgtgactgaccctccatcacaggatgcagtgcactgccCATTGGcatagtgctgaaaagttggttaggattgggccctgagagaacTCTTTTGGCCCAgttgctggaggggggaggggaaattggCATTTGTTGAGTCACACAAGTTAAACAGAATGAGAGGTGGAGGCAAAGTCATGGGGGCGGCATTGAATCATTGTTGACTTTGTATGCTGGGAGGAGAGAGCTCACCATATAGTACCACTTCATATGGAGGTAATCTTGGGCCAGGTCTGCTTTCCATGGAAACTGCTGTACGTGGAAATTTCTATTTTGGATGTATTGCCAACCAGGCTGACCCTTTTGCTAGGTGGAGAGAGGATTTGAGCACATGATGGTTGCTGGGCAACAACaacctcttttccttttccctggAACAATAACTCAGTGTTGGGATTATTTCAACAAACCAACTGTGTGCATCTTATTTTAAATATTGCAGATGGCTAATGAAGCTAACCCGTGCCCCTGCAACATTGGAGACAAGTTTGAACATGAAGATCTTGGACATGAAGTTACTATTGAGCACATCAAGGCCTACATCGCCAAACCTTCCCTCAGCACTGACAAAGCTGTGATTGTAATTCATGACATATTTGGGTGGGAGCTACCAAATACCAGATATATAGCTGATATGCTTGCAGACAAGGGATACATGTAAGACATTTTCCTTATTTTTCTCCGTCTCTTCTTGTCCAAGTAGTCTGTTTTATACTTCATGTTTTGACCACAAAGTGCAGCTTTGGGCCAGTTTAAATGATTCTCCCAATCCTGAAATGACCCCATGCTAGTATGGACAGATGAACTTCGCCTTCCCTTGATTTagagaactaacagcccaatcctatccaaactttcctgggagtaagccccattgactctaatgggacttacttctgagtagacatgcataggattgggctgtaaggcagtaatcctataacactttccttggtgtaagccccatttaacttacttctgagtagatgcttaggcttgtgctgtaactgGGGAGGAGAAATGCTTGTAGTGTGATCGCACAGAACCATAATTTCATGAGATACTATGGGATCAGGAATGTCATCCAACCTAACCCACTAGTGTATTTGTTTAACCATGCTCTATATTTGAGACTGTGGTTATACACTTAGCTGAACAGTGAAATATGCAAAACCATACATTCTGAGTAGTGCATATAAACTGAGGCCCACAAGGAATTACAGAGAAGATAAACAGTTGGGAAATCCAACCTCCCCCAACACAGGAACACATGGGTGTTACTAGGTGGGTGGCTTCCTACTTACCTTGCCCTGAGCCTCAgtagtctagcacaggggtgcccaaaccctggccctggggccacttgcggcccttgaagactcccaatgcggccctcaaggagaccccagcctccaatgagcctctggcccttcagaaacttgctggagccggcactggcctgacgcaactgctctcagcgtgagggtgactgtttgacctctcacattagctgtgggatgagggctccctccactgcttgctgtttcacatctgtgatgcagtaccggcagcaaagaaaagaccagccttgctttgtgcaaggccttttataggccttgagctattgcaagaccttcattcattcatataagttccacctctagtatattaacttatgtaaacttatgtaaatttattcaaatattaaatgtaaattaattatttttcccctggcccccgacagtgtcagagagatgatatggccctcctgccaaaaactttggacacccctggtctagcactaAAGTACAGTGGTCCTATGGCTCTGACTGCTGCATTTGGGACCAGTGAGCAGGAAGCTACTCACTTAGCTACAAGCTTGAGTGGAGCAGAATGGGAGAAGGGCATTTCATCTCTTCCTCCCTGTGCTGTgtggaagagaaatggagcagaacTGAAATTGGGGgtggctgctttgcagcactcCTTTCCAAGTCTATTCATTCCCCCCCATTCTAGGACACTTGAAAGCACCCCTTGGGATTCTGTTCCCTTTGTAGCAGAAACAGTTTGAGGGGAGGTGATGAATATATTGTTGTCTTCTGGCTGTGAAGAGGTTAGAGCCCTGAATATTGGTTTGGGAGAGATTCGGGTTGGAGGCTATTCCTCTCATGGTGTACACCCTACACTCCCAATCTCTACCCTCCAGAGTACTATAACCTGGGCAGACCAATTTTTCACCTAccctgttttctctctctccatcccccaAAAAACTTAAATGGAAAAGTGTATTAGATACCATGCATAGTAATTTTATGGGGATGCGAATTCACATAAACACTCAGGAGTGATAGCTATTTACAGCTGACCTGGTCTGTCTCTTTATGGATTACCCTGTTTAGTAGGGGATCTTTCCAGCAACCTGCATTGCTTTACACAGGAGAAATCTTGTGACAATGCATGCAGTGGCCACATGTAGTGGCTTCAAGGGTGGACTTAAGCACATCAAGCAGGTAAGCAAAAAATACCTGTGCATTCATAGAATCCAGTTATTTCATGAAGGCAAACGTCTTAAACCTGTTCTAGAAAAAAACTGCTCCTGCCTCTAGCATATTGTAAATAGTGTTTTCCCAGTATGTACTACCTGAAATAGTAGTAACAAACAAATAGTATGAAACAAACATAACAACACCAGAGAGCATGACCTGGTCACCAGCAGAAGTGGTGAGCAACCAGATCTGTGCAATATGGACCAGGGAAACCCACTGTTACACTGTTACTGTTAGACTGTGTAAGGAgttggagggagatggggagcAGGTGGAATGGGAGCAGGTGGAATggggatcaggtccagaaagggcGAGGTTTGGCAATagcagtgcctgctgaatcctaacacctttcccaggcctgatccatttTTGTGGTCCAGCATGGACTTGGAtatcattggcacaggtctgagttgacccaccaaGCTGGCAGGGGCTTTTCCCAGGGAAGGGAATTAATGTTCCCTTATACTAAAGAGGCCTCCCAAGGTTGAAGCTCTTCTGCACGATTTGGCAGATGTTGCATTGGTGCCCTTGCATCACCCCATGGGGaggtgggtaggactgggctgtttgttacATGCAAACTCTGCTATTTCTCTTAACTTATTTTAATGAGTTTtgtaagaatgggggggggggagtgttaggTATGAGAGGTAAATATGCAGTGATTTCAAAGTAATCTTGATATTTGATAACTGAACTTACTTTTTTTCCCCCGTACAGAGCTGTCTGCCCAGACTTTTATAAGGGGCAAGCACCCTGGAAACCATCCGATGACTGGTCTACATTTGATGAATGGCTAAAAACGCGAGATGCCAAGAATATTAATAAGTAAGAGTTCAGCATAAAAAGCACTTACTCTTCCAAACGTGGCTATTCCAGCTAgaactgattgattgattcatttaaggcagagctattcaaaatggggtgtcgcgatgccccagcctgacagccctggcctctgcccccttaaggggcaggggcaggtaggagacagtgacgcgatccccaggatcgtgttggtaagggggctgcagggactgggatgaactcaccagtccctgtagcagcctcctgggggtgcgaggagtcctgcgcaagtgtctgcagggctccccgacgttccaaaagtgaaagttgagcgatcgcgctccacttccgcaaaattggaagtggagcacgattgctccattttcactgttaggtgggggagccctgcagatgcttgcacagggctccccgcacccctgggaggctgctgcagggactggtaagtgcatcccagtccctgcagccccccttagcaacggatcctggggatcgtgtcacttccttcccccgcccccactgcctccctcccctcccctcccctgcttactgtggtcctcaaactccctgagagtttgaaaaccacaggtttaAGGTGTAAGCATCAAGGGAGATTTGTAGGTGAAGAACTTTATAAGTGCAAGTAAACTGGGCATTCCCTTGGCCTGCAGTTTCTTCTCATTTGTTTTTGGATGCTATGCCTTACACAAACTCCTTCTCTCACTGTACGCCTGAAAGGCACTAACTTCACAAAATGTAATGGTGCACAgaaaagagaagaggaaatgttttATATATTTGTGGGTCCCCCCTTCCTTAATAGCTTTCTTATTCATATTTTCTTGACTGACATATTTTCTATTGTAGGGAAACAGAAGTTGTTTTGAAGTACCTGAAGAAAAACTGCAATGTCAAGAAGATAGGTGCCATTGGATTTTGTTGGGGTGGAGCTGCTGTGCATCACCTCATGTTGACAAACTCTGAATTTAAGGCAGGCGTGTCAATTTATGGTATGTGTTGGTTACCACAGAGGACATGCTAATGTGTACCTCTGTGTGTGTTACTTAAAGAAACTGAGGGAGGAAGGTCATATCTTCTAGGCCTACTTTGGCCTGTGACAGGATGCAGCTATTGAGGTTTGTGACACCCTCATGACTCCCTCATTCTCAGTTGTGTAGCCATTGTCAACCTTTTTCCCTTTAGCCCCTTAAAAGCTCTTCTAAGCTTCCAGGGTACCCCCCCGTCAAACAATATTTTAACCGATATTTCCTCTAAGGCTCCCCTTCTCACAGTTTTTTTTAGTCTGTGGCCCCCtccaaatgtgccagggctccccatgttCAATATTACATGTCCGAAGACATATTTTCTTACTTGTGTTTTCTCTTTATACATAAGCAGTTCTTATGCAATCCTTATCACCTAGCTTGTATTTCATAATATAGATGGGGTTTTTTTGTCTTAGATATAAATTAAGTATTAGATTGTACAGAGATTACATTACATCTCCAGAGCAAATGCTCTAGAAAAGTTTTAATGTGGTTATTGAGACAATTGATGAAATCACAGGTCTTTGGTTTACCATATAATCTTTCTCTTAAATGATATTAAAGATTCAGCATGTGAAAGTCACCCCAGGTTATTTGCACGTGTTCGTAATAGATAGTTTTCACTAGACACCGGAAGGCAAAAACTAGCTCAACAAAGAGAATGGTTAAAAATCCATCTGCCCATCtatcttctagaacaggggtctccaaactttttggccagagggccgcatcaaatatctggcacagtgttgggggctggaaaaaaaatttaaatataaaatttatttaaataaattagagacagaacttagatgagtgaataaatgaatgaatgggctcattcattcaacctctctggcccttagaacaccctccagatgcaaccagagcacagtttcagtcatgtttggccaagtgggccagaggctttcaggggacaagaggctggctgcgcgCCAGATAGAAGCtcaccatgggccgcatctggcccctgggccagggtttggagacccctgttctagaaagtCATGCTTTATAAATTGCTTTAtgtttgcatttgttttgctGTTTACAATTATTCTGAAAACCACTTCAGACAGGTGGTGTGTAATGATACAGTGTTTAAAATGTTGCCACTATCTTATCACAAGGGAGCCATAAGAAGGGAATGCAATGTGGAATAAGTAATGACATATTTAAGTAAGCTAGCTGATATAGAAAACCTATTAGGCTTTTAACACTTTGTATAAGTAATCTACATGCCTGAATTACTATTGCTATAGAATTTTGTGCATTTTTCTTTAaactttaatttattatttatttcaatttattttttatttttaaaaaatcacagtcAGGATCCAAATTGCTACTTGAGGTGCACCGAGGGGCTCAGTCATGGTCAGTGGAATTTTAAGAACGTTTTTCTTGGAGCAGAAGCTTTTTGAAATTGCTTATGAATACGctttgtttcaaaagcagttggCCATCAAGCATAGGGGACTGCTATTTTTATGCTAAAACACTGGAAGGATAAGTGCCTCTCTACCATTACTCAATGgactgaagacctctggacttTATCCACATTTCAACTTATGGCTTATCTATGCATAGCAACCATAGCAACTATGTATAGATAATTATTTGGATATTTAGAAACCTTTTTAAGAGATTTATGTATAGAGTACTTACAATCTCTGTAACTGCTATATATTTGATGTatttctcccttttttctttttaaaaaattcactaacaaaggagaaggggaaagtaTACTAGTTCAATACCTCTGTGGACCTGGTTTCCATCTGTAAAACTAGAGACTTTCTATGATCAATGGTCAAATGTTAT from Tiliqua scincoides isolate rTilSci1 chromosome 4, rTilSci1.hap2, whole genome shotgun sequence encodes the following:
- the LOC136649015 gene encoding carboxymethylenebutenolidase homolog, translated to MANEANPCPCNIGDKFEHEDLGHEVTIEHIKAYIAKPSLSTDKAVIVIHDIFGWELPNTRYIADMLADKGYIAVCPDFYKGQAPWKPSDDWSTFDEWLKTRDAKNINKETEVVLKYLKKNCNVKKIGAIGFCWGGAAVHHLMLTNSEFKAGVSIYGVIKFFEKSCNLLNPTFFIFGEKDDIIPLDQVSTLEKKLKEECKVDFEVKIYPGQTHGFVHRKREECNPQDQPYIQEARKDMLNWLNKYVCL